In the Paenibacillus pabuli genome, one interval contains:
- a CDS encoding alpha/beta hydrolase, with product MSTHSVIECLEGIRASRLGNSRNIYVYLPPGYQEQTDRHYPVMYVHAGQRAFGPSGPGNETWNLDQAVDELIASGRIEPLIMVGIAHVRPVTHNEFYHFTAPEREAVSVGCSGTAYEHFIIHELKPLIDHRYRTLPDKSNTGLLGSSAAALCTLHMGMRNPEVFGKLIMMSPFLVDVQLDEWSDSGLLEEAMYRLPDKVPDVQMWMDIGDAEGLFLPSQVRSAAHELIEKGIGIGEGFAFLEQPEACHQESAWGERVHLPLMYMFGEVGRPVALEMQGREVIGLSGGMNTYINALLHYDSGWVRSLLEGSYTTSHPHVLQVRPNGELVPVGPGSALITLTVGELSTTRKYTVIPELSARVEVCICAEVENEEEQAESIYGGMGMKLVRTGTGRYEGCYRVPRDSGFSFRFTRGFRRFETDMNGKPVANRVIRATENMSVHYHILSWGSTSAVKAGIGGQG from the coding sequence TTGAGCACGCATTCGGTCATCGAATGTCTGGAAGGCATTCGTGCGTCACGGCTGGGCAATTCACGTAACATTTATGTGTACCTCCCGCCAGGTTATCAGGAGCAGACAGATCGGCATTATCCTGTTATGTATGTTCATGCGGGGCAGCGGGCTTTTGGTCCATCCGGTCCCGGCAATGAAACGTGGAATCTTGACCAAGCGGTGGACGAGCTGATTGCCTCCGGGCGGATCGAGCCACTGATTATGGTTGGCATTGCGCATGTCCGCCCGGTTACGCACAACGAGTTCTATCATTTTACTGCACCCGAGAGGGAAGCGGTAAGCGTGGGCTGTTCAGGCACCGCATACGAGCATTTCATCATTCATGAATTGAAGCCTCTGATTGACCATCGATACCGGACGCTTCCGGACAAGTCCAATACAGGGCTGCTTGGTTCATCAGCAGCGGCACTATGTACACTTCATATGGGCATGCGGAATCCGGAGGTATTCGGCAAACTGATAATGATGTCGCCGTTTTTGGTAGATGTGCAGCTGGATGAATGGTCGGACAGCGGTCTGTTGGAGGAAGCCATGTATCGCTTGCCGGATAAGGTGCCAGACGTCCAAATGTGGATGGACATTGGGGATGCAGAAGGACTCTTCCTGCCCTCCCAGGTAAGAAGTGCAGCTCACGAACTAATTGAAAAAGGGATCGGAATAGGGGAGGGCTTCGCTTTTCTGGAACAGCCGGAGGCGTGCCATCAGGAATCCGCCTGGGGCGAGCGCGTCCACCTTCCGTTAATGTACATGTTTGGCGAAGTAGGCCGGCCTGTGGCATTGGAAATGCAAGGTAGAGAGGTTATTGGATTATCCGGTGGAATGAACACGTACATTAATGCACTGCTCCATTACGATAGCGGATGGGTGCGGAGCCTACTCGAAGGGAGCTATACAACAAGTCATCCGCATGTGCTTCAAGTACGTCCGAATGGTGAATTGGTGCCTGTTGGCCCAGGCAGTGCGCTCATTACCCTGACCGTAGGAGAGTTATCAACGACTCGTAAGTATACCGTTATTCCTGAACTCTCTGCTCGCGTTGAAGTATGTATCTGTGCCGAAGTGGAAAACGAAGAGGAACAAGCTGAATCCATATATGGAGGGATGGGCATGAAGCTGGTTCGTACGGGAACGGGGCGTTATGAAGGCTGTTACCGGGTTCCGCGCGACAGTGGTTTTTCCTTCCGGTTCACGCGTGGTTTTCGGCGCTTTGAGACCGACATGAATGGCAAGCCAGTAGCCAATCGGGTCATTCGGGCCACAGAGAATATGTCAGTACATTACCACATCCTGTCTTGGGGCAGTACATCTGCCGTCAAAGCGGGAATAGGAGGCCAAGGATGA
- a CDS encoding MFS transporter gives MGMIPSSEPEAIGYEDGQAVLRENRVPPKLWQHVTFRRILYGYGISVFGDCFNGIAISLWVLQTTGSAKSMAAVQICNMAVSFLFGSLAGTVADRLDRRKLMLTSDVFRGVMAILIAVSMFGLHAPFPVLLLMLSLSMFSSLFQAPAFHASVASMVGREHIQQATGAIHLVDNLARISGLAAAGIAVAAFGGFVAILITGATFLLSAVCVLMAGRFPEVRRSEDQKTTFVQEWRGSFSYIYRSPLIRSIVLLNPLLILFFMSAMMLIQVMAVKVWEADPVQFGLIETCIPLGYMIGSGVLIASGKRMKRRGRWVFIGLLVLGPVYILLSQVTSPIMALPLIMGGGAMFACCTMLTQIMLRTAVPDELQGRIYGVVGTITSTAPILGLTVVSVMADQWGAAAVLEGLGMLLLATGVLAATTLKSIRTYR, from the coding sequence ATGGGGATGATACCGTCCAGTGAGCCCGAGGCGATTGGATATGAAGATGGACAAGCCGTGCTGCGCGAAAACAGGGTTCCGCCAAAGCTTTGGCAGCATGTCACTTTCCGCAGGATTTTATACGGCTACGGCATCTCCGTGTTCGGAGATTGCTTTAACGGCATTGCCATCAGTCTATGGGTTCTCCAGACGACGGGAAGTGCCAAGAGCATGGCTGCCGTTCAAATCTGCAACATGGCAGTCAGTTTTCTGTTTGGATCGCTGGCAGGTACGGTTGCTGACCGGTTGGACCGCCGGAAGCTGATGCTGACCTCGGATGTATTTCGCGGTGTAATGGCCATATTGATTGCGGTTAGTATGTTTGGACTCCATGCACCATTTCCCGTGCTGCTGCTGATGCTCTCACTGTCGATGTTCTCCAGTCTGTTTCAGGCGCCTGCATTCCATGCGTCCGTGGCAAGCATGGTTGGCAGGGAGCACATTCAGCAAGCTACGGGGGCCATTCATCTGGTGGATAACCTGGCCCGAATCAGTGGACTCGCGGCAGCCGGGATCGCTGTTGCGGCCTTTGGCGGGTTTGTTGCCATATTAATTACCGGAGCAACCTTTCTTTTGTCAGCGGTCTGCGTGCTGATGGCCGGCCGTTTCCCGGAGGTCCGGCGATCTGAAGACCAGAAGACGACCTTTGTTCAGGAATGGCGGGGATCTTTCTCCTATATCTACCGCAGTCCTCTGATTCGGTCGATCGTATTGCTAAATCCACTGCTGATTTTATTTTTCATGTCGGCCATGATGCTTATTCAGGTGATGGCAGTCAAGGTATGGGAGGCAGACCCCGTACAGTTTGGATTGATTGAAACGTGTATTCCGCTCGGTTATATGATTGGTTCGGGAGTGTTGATTGCTTCGGGGAAACGAATGAAGCGAAGAGGACGATGGGTATTCATCGGACTGCTTGTACTGGGGCCGGTCTATATTCTCCTGTCACAAGTAACTTCTCCCATAATGGCACTTCCGCTCATCATGGGCGGAGGAGCGATGTTTGCCTGCTGCACGATGCTCACCCAGATCATGCTAAGAACAGCGGTACCCGATGAGCTGCAGGGGAGAATCTACGGCGTTGTCGGTACAATTACGAGCACGGCGCCCATCCTGGGATTGACAGTCGTCTCCGTGATGGCTGATCAGTGGGGGGCAGCGGCGGTGCTGGAGGGCCTCGGCATGCTGCTGCTGGCAACCGGAGTTCTTGCGGCAACCACATTGAAGTCCATTCGAACGTATCGTTAA
- a CDS encoding sugar ABC transporter permease codes for MKQQHVPVSAPANREKQHRMTAAILSIILQGLGQLYNRQWIKGICLLLLEGAGLAYLLPRLSQAVWGIWTLGENTQRFVKVNGSTVLQRGDHSIFLLLEGIIVLLVFFVFIVVYILNIRDAYLTGLAREEGKKTLGAAASLRNMMDKNFPYLFLSIPALGVLFFTIMPILFTITLAFTNYSAPDHIPPAKLVDWVGFKTFSDLIQLKSWSHTFYGVLTWTVIWAVLATVTTYFGGVLVALLIEQRGIRFKKLWRTIFILPYAIPQIISLLLMRNLFNGQFGPINTYMRAFGLEGLPWLTDPFWAKVTVIVVNMWIGIPVSMVLILGVLTAIPRDLYEAAEVDGASAFQKFRIITMPFILFATTPVLIMQFAGNFNNFNVIFLLTNGNPLRGDYQYAGATDLLVTWLYKLTLDNNKYNMASAVGIIIFIIIASFSIWNFRRSKSFKEEDMIQ; via the coding sequence ATGAAACAGCAGCATGTCCCGGTGTCTGCTCCAGCCAACAGGGAAAAGCAGCACCGGATGACAGCGGCCATATTATCAATCATACTGCAGGGTCTAGGACAGCTGTACAACCGGCAATGGATCAAGGGAATTTGCCTACTGTTACTGGAGGGGGCAGGTCTTGCTTACCTGCTTCCCCGCCTGTCGCAGGCCGTATGGGGAATATGGACACTGGGGGAAAATACGCAGCGTTTTGTCAAAGTGAATGGGTCTACGGTGCTTCAACGGGGCGACCATTCAATCTTTTTACTGTTAGAGGGAATTATTGTGCTGCTCGTATTTTTTGTGTTTATCGTGGTCTACATCCTGAACATCCGTGATGCGTACCTTACGGGACTTGCGAGGGAGGAAGGAAAGAAAACACTGGGAGCGGCAGCTTCACTCCGTAACATGATGGACAAAAATTTCCCGTATCTGTTTTTGTCCATTCCGGCTCTGGGGGTACTGTTCTTCACGATCATGCCGATCCTGTTTACAATCACCCTGGCGTTTACCAACTACTCGGCACCGGATCATATTCCGCCTGCCAAGCTCGTGGATTGGGTAGGATTCAAGACATTTAGCGACCTGATTCAGCTCAAATCATGGAGTCACACCTTTTATGGCGTATTAACGTGGACGGTTATATGGGCGGTATTAGCCACAGTAACCACTTATTTTGGCGGGGTACTTGTAGCACTGCTGATTGAGCAGCGAGGCATCCGGTTCAAAAAGCTGTGGCGGACGATCTTCATTCTCCCTTATGCCATACCACAGATCATTTCCTTGCTGCTCATGCGGAACCTGTTCAATGGTCAATTCGGTCCAATTAATACGTATATGAGAGCTTTTGGTCTGGAGGGACTGCCCTGGCTGACCGATCCGTTCTGGGCCAAGGTCACAGTCATTGTTGTTAACATGTGGATCGGTATTCCGGTCAGCATGGTGCTGATCCTTGGCGTTCTGACGGCGATTCCACGTGATCTGTATGAGGCCGCTGAAGTGGATGGAGCATCCGCATTCCAGAAATTCCGGATCATCACCATGCCATTCATCCTTTTTGCAACAACTCCGGTGCTTATCATGCAATTTGCCGGAAACTTCAACAATTTCAATGTTATATTCCTGCTGACCAACGGTAATCCGTTACGAGGCGACTACCAGTATGCGGGAGCAACAGACCTGCTGGTAACCTGGCTCTACAAGCTTACGCTGGACAACAACAAATACAACATGGCTTCAGCGGTGGGCATCATCATCTTCATTATTATCGCGTCGTTTTCCATCTGGAATTTCCGTCGCTCCAAATCGTTTAAGGAGGAGGACATGATTCAATGA
- a CDS encoding SDR family oxidoreductase: MKLQDKVAVVTGAGSGMGKAIATLYAQEGAKVVVSDINEESAQTVVNEIKAQGGEAIVVLANVAKEEDVQNLIDTTVSAYGTVDILVNNAGIMDGMEPAAEVTDEKWERLFAVNTTSVMRTTRKVLPIFQEKQNGVIVNVASAGGLHGGRAGAAYTASKHAVVGLTKNTGFMYAEQGIRCNAIAPGGVATNIGSSMAGISQFGASRQQLGMAINPRIGTSEEIAKVALFLGSDESSFVNGTVIEADSGWNSY; this comes from the coding sequence ATGAAACTTCAAGATAAAGTAGCTGTTGTTACAGGAGCAGGTTCAGGTATGGGAAAAGCAATCGCCACGCTATATGCGCAAGAGGGAGCGAAGGTGGTTGTATCGGACATTAACGAGGAATCCGCACAGACAGTTGTAAATGAGATCAAAGCCCAAGGCGGGGAAGCCATCGTGGTTCTGGCTAATGTGGCCAAAGAAGAAGATGTGCAAAACCTGATTGATACTACGGTGAGCGCGTACGGTACAGTAGACATTCTGGTGAACAACGCAGGGATTATGGATGGCATGGAGCCGGCTGCAGAGGTCACGGATGAGAAGTGGGAGCGACTCTTTGCGGTGAATACCACGAGTGTCATGCGTACAACGCGTAAAGTGCTGCCGATCTTCCAGGAGAAGCAAAACGGCGTCATTGTTAACGTTGCTTCGGCAGGCGGATTGCATGGTGGACGTGCGGGAGCGGCATATACGGCATCGAAGCATGCTGTAGTTGGGCTCACCAAAAATACAGGGTTTATGTATGCAGAGCAGGGCATTCGCTGCAACGCCATCGCTCCGGGTGGGGTAGCGACGAATATCGGTTCCTCCATGGCAGGGATCAGCCAATTCGGCGCGTCGAGACAACAGCTGGGCATGGCGATCAACCCACGCATAGGAACAAGTGAAGAGATTGCCAAGGTAGCCCTGTTCCTCGGCTCGGACGAGTCCAGCTTCGTGAACGGAACCGTGATTGAAGCTGACTCAGGCTGGAATTCCTATTAA
- a CDS encoding sugar ABC transporter substrate-binding protein, with amino-acid sequence MRKWQGATLSVIMAFTLAACSAGGGTTTPAAGGTENTEEVVELTAENLQPEEGATLVIWEDKNQQSFVEERARLFEEKYGVTVKMEELPPTDQVTKLTTDGPAGLAADVVVFPHDKIGSASEAGLILPNDIFEAETVANTSENALKAVTFKDILYGYPYSVETYALFYNKALYPEAPKNFEEIVSFAKTFNDVKSNQYALMWELQQFYYNYAFLASQGGYIFGDNGMNSEDLGLNNEGAQKGGEFLKTLKSEVLPLKMGDVNYDIKKGLFSSGKLAMDINGPWTIADYRNAGIDFGVAPLPAIDGKPMTSFSGVKAYYVNAFTQYPNAAKLFAAFLSNEEAQMTNFEMNGTLPANANVAADPKVQEDPINKAFLEQFNNSTPMPSLPAMDSVWGPITSAMTDIWDGGKDVKASLDNAVKQIQESLATVQ; translated from the coding sequence ATGAGAAAATGGCAAGGGGCAACATTGTCCGTCATCATGGCTTTTACGCTCGCCGCATGTTCGGCTGGAGGCGGAACGACCACTCCGGCAGCGGGAGGGACGGAGAATACGGAGGAAGTTGTCGAGCTGACAGCCGAAAATCTTCAGCCGGAAGAAGGGGCAACACTGGTTATTTGGGAAGATAAGAACCAACAGAGTTTTGTAGAGGAGAGAGCCAGGCTGTTTGAGGAAAAGTATGGTGTAACCGTGAAGATGGAGGAGCTGCCTCCTACCGATCAGGTTACCAAGCTGACAACGGACGGTCCGGCAGGACTCGCAGCAGATGTGGTCGTATTCCCGCATGACAAGATTGGAAGCGCTTCAGAGGCAGGGCTCATTTTGCCAAACGATATATTTGAGGCAGAGACGGTAGCGAACACCAGCGAAAATGCGCTGAAGGCCGTTACGTTCAAGGACATTTTATATGGATATCCGTACAGCGTGGAAACGTACGCTCTCTTTTATAACAAGGCACTTTATCCGGAAGCACCGAAGAATTTTGAGGAGATTGTCAGCTTCGCCAAAACCTTTAATGACGTGAAATCCAACCAATACGCCCTCATGTGGGAACTGCAGCAGTTCTATTACAATTATGCGTTCCTGGCTTCCCAAGGTGGCTATATTTTCGGGGATAACGGAATGAACAGCGAAGATCTTGGCCTGAATAACGAAGGAGCCCAGAAGGGTGGAGAGTTCCTGAAGACGCTGAAGTCGGAAGTGCTGCCGCTCAAGATGGGTGACGTGAACTATGATATCAAAAAAGGATTGTTCTCCAGCGGGAAACTGGCTATGGACATTAACGGTCCTTGGACGATTGCCGATTATCGCAATGCAGGTATTGATTTCGGTGTTGCACCGCTCCCAGCGATCGATGGCAAACCAATGACATCCTTTTCTGGCGTGAAAGCCTATTACGTCAATGCATTTACGCAATATCCGAATGCAGCCAAACTCTTTGCGGCTTTCCTCTCCAACGAAGAGGCCCAGATGACCAACTTTGAGATGAACGGCACGCTTCCTGCCAACGCCAACGTGGCAGCTGATCCGAAGGTACAGGAGGATCCAATCAACAAGGCTTTCCTTGAGCAGTTCAACAATTCGACGCCGATGCCTTCGCTTCCCGCAATGGATAGCGTCTGGGGCCCGATCACTTCAGCCATGACGGATATTTGGGATGGCGGCAAGGATGTGAAGGCGTCGCTGGACAACGCCGTGAAACAGATTCAGGAGAGTCTTGCAACGGTTCAATAA
- a CDS encoding LacI family DNA-binding transcriptional regulator yields MITIKDIAKMAGVSPSTVSRVISNHPRISTETSLKVKRIMKELNYHPNIMAKSLVSKTTQTLGIMLPRPAEELFQNYFFGELLRGIITHATRMNYELLLTTETSSDNELHAISRLVHGRRVDGILLLGSKRDDPIISFLEEEKFPFVLIGRSEAHPNAPMVDNDNVQTAYDATQHIIAQGHTRIGFVSGPPDITLSHDRMQGYQKALAGAGLHTNNDWIVEGEFLQESGFRAMSLFMSLPDRPTAIVVIDDNVAFGVLRALAELGYRVPEDISVVSFNNIALSELASPPLSSIDIGTYQLGYTAVQVLLKILNRETLPQNPVIIPHRLIVRESSLFSKSKPASI; encoded by the coding sequence ATGATTACGATCAAAGATATTGCCAAAATGGCGGGTGTCTCCCCTTCTACAGTTTCACGGGTGATTTCCAACCATCCCAGAATCAGCACCGAGACGTCTCTCAAAGTGAAGCGAATTATGAAAGAACTGAATTACCATCCCAATATCATGGCCAAAAGCCTTGTATCCAAGACGACTCAAACCCTTGGTATTATGCTTCCGCGTCCTGCAGAAGAGCTGTTTCAAAACTACTTTTTCGGAGAACTGCTGCGAGGAATTATTACGCATGCCACCCGCATGAATTATGAACTGCTGCTGACCACCGAAACGTCCTCAGACAATGAACTGCATGCCATTTCCCGTCTGGTTCATGGCCGAAGAGTGGATGGTATTCTGCTGCTCGGCTCCAAACGGGACGATCCGATCATCTCCTTTTTGGAAGAGGAAAAGTTCCCTTTCGTACTGATCGGACGCAGCGAGGCTCATCCGAACGCACCTATGGTCGATAACGATAATGTGCAGACCGCTTATGATGCAACCCAGCATATCATCGCCCAAGGACATACGCGAATCGGATTCGTCAGCGGTCCGCCGGACATTACGTTATCGCATGACCGGATGCAGGGATATCAAAAGGCGCTTGCCGGAGCAGGACTTCATACCAATAATGACTGGATTGTGGAAGGTGAATTCCTACAGGAGAGCGGATTCCGAGCCATGTCGCTGTTTATGTCCCTCCCGGATAGACCTACCGCGATTGTAGTTATTGATGACAATGTTGCTTTTGGCGTATTGAGAGCTCTTGCCGAACTTGGTTACCGCGTACCTGAAGACATCAGCGTGGTCAGCTTTAACAACATTGCCCTATCGGAACTGGCTTCTCCGCCGCTGAGCTCCATCGATATTGGAACCTACCAGCTTGGTTATACTGCCGTTCAAGTGCTGCTAAAAATTCTGAACAGGGAAACCCTGCCTCAGAATCCGGTCATTATTCCGCATCGATTAATTGTGCGTGAATCTTCTCTCTTTTCGAAGTCTAAACCGGCCTCCATTTAA
- a CDS encoding alpha-amylase family glycosyl hydrolase has product MFQMAKRVLLSTTLTLSLLAGSALPFLPASAIYADADTAVTNKQNFSTDVIYQVFTDRFLDGNPSNNPTGAAYDGTCSNLKLYCGGDWQGLINKINDNYFSDLGVTALWISQPVENIFATINYSGVTNTAYHGYWARDFKKTNPYFGTMTDFQNLITTAHAKGIKIVIDFAPNHTSPAMETDTSFAENGKLYDNGNLVGGYTNDTNGYFHHNGGSDFSTLENGIYKNLYDLADLNHNNSTIDTYFKDAIKLWLDMGVDGIRVDAVKHMPQGWQKNWMSSIYAHQPVFTFGEWFLGSAAPDADNTDFANESGMSLLDFRFNSAVRNVFRDNTSNMYALDSMLTATAADYNQVNDQVTFIDNHDMDRFKTSAVNNRRLEQALAFTLTSRGVPAIYYGTEQYLTGNGDPDNRGKMPSFSKSTTAFNVISKLAPLRKTNPAIAYGSTQQRWINNDVYIYERKFGNSVAIVAVNRNLTTPTNITNLSTSLPSGTYTDVLSGVLNGNNITSSGGSISSFTLAAGATAVWQYTASETTPTIGHVGPVMGKPGNVVTIDGRGFGSTKGTVYFGTTAVTGSAITSWEDTQIKVTIPPVAGGEYAVKVAANGVNSNAYNDFTILSGDQVSVRFVINNATTALGENIYLTGNVAELGNWTTGAASIGPAFNQVIHAYPTWYYDVSVPAGKQLEFKFFKKNGATITWEGGSNHTFTTPTSGTATVNVNWQ; this is encoded by the coding sequence ATGTTTCAAATGGCCAAACGCGTTCTCCTCAGTACCACGCTAACCCTCAGCCTGCTTGCCGGCAGTGCATTGCCTTTCCTGCCTGCTTCCGCTATTTACGCCGATGCGGATACTGCTGTCACCAACAAGCAGAATTTCAGTACCGATGTCATTTATCAGGTTTTTACCGATCGTTTTCTGGATGGTAACCCCTCCAATAACCCTACCGGGGCTGCCTATGATGGCACGTGCAGCAACCTGAAGCTGTACTGCGGTGGCGACTGGCAGGGATTAATCAACAAAATCAACGACAATTATTTCAGTGACTTGGGTGTCACGGCCCTCTGGATCTCTCAGCCTGTCGAGAATATCTTCGCTACCATCAACTACAGCGGTGTAACCAACACAGCCTATCATGGCTACTGGGCAAGGGATTTCAAGAAGACCAATCCGTACTTCGGAACCATGACCGATTTTCAAAATCTGATTACAACTGCGCATGCCAAAGGCATCAAAATCGTTATTGATTTTGCACCAAACCATACATCCCCTGCCATGGAAACGGATACTTCCTTTGCGGAGAACGGCAAATTGTACGATAACGGCAACCTGGTTGGCGGGTACACCAATGATACGAACGGATATTTCCACCACAATGGCGGCTCCGATTTCTCCACCCTTGAGAATGGCATTTACAAAAACCTCTACGACCTGGCCGATCTGAATCACAATAACAGCACGATCGATACATACTTCAAGGACGCAATCAAATTATGGCTGGATATGGGCGTAGACGGCATCCGTGTCGATGCGGTGAAGCACATGCCTCAGGGCTGGCAGAAGAACTGGATGTCCTCCATCTACGCACACCAGCCGGTATTTACCTTCGGTGAATGGTTCCTGGGATCAGCTGCACCCGATGCGGATAACACGGATTTTGCCAATGAATCCGGCATGAGTCTGCTTGATTTCCGTTTCAACTCGGCGGTCCGCAACGTGTTCCGGGATAACACCTCCAATATGTACGCACTGGACTCCATGCTTACCGCTACAGCGGCAGATTACAACCAAGTCAATGACCAAGTCACCTTTATCGACAACCATGACATGGACCGTTTCAAAACGAGTGCGGTGAACAACCGTCGCCTGGAGCAGGCTCTGGCCTTTACACTGACTTCACGCGGTGTCCCTGCCATCTACTATGGTACCGAGCAGTATCTGACCGGGAACGGAGACCCTGACAACCGGGGCAAGATGCCTTCTTTCTCCAAATCGACTACCGCTTTCAACGTGATCAGCAAGCTGGCACCTCTGCGCAAAACGAATCCGGCTATCGCCTACGGTTCCACGCAGCAGCGCTGGATCAACAACGACGTATATATCTATGAGCGCAAATTCGGCAATAGCGTAGCCATCGTTGCCGTTAACCGCAATCTCACGACGCCAACCAATATCACAAACCTGAGTACGTCGCTTCCATCAGGAACATACACCGATGTACTAAGCGGTGTGTTGAACGGAAACAACATTACTTCCAGCGGAGGCAGCATTTCTTCCTTCACTTTGGCAGCAGGAGCGACCGCTGTGTGGCAATATACAGCGAGTGAAACAACGCCGACGATTGGACACGTGGGTCCTGTGATGGGCAAACCAGGTAATGTCGTTACCATCGATGGACGCGGGTTCGGTTCCACCAAAGGTACCGTCTACTTCGGTACAACAGCCGTGACAGGCTCAGCCATCACTTCCTGGGAAGATACCCAAATCAAAGTCACCATTCCACCAGTAGCAGGCGGCGAATATGCAGTGAAAGTGGCTGCCAATGGCGTGAACAGCAACGCCTATAACGATTTCACCATCCTGAGCGGTGATCAGGTATCGGTTCGTTTCGTCATCAACAATGCGACCACTGCGCTGGGCGAGAATATCTATCTGACAGGTAACGTGGCGGAACTGGGCAACTGGACCACAGGTGCAGCATCCATCGGGCCGGCTTTTAATCAGGTCATTCACGCCTACCCAACTTGGTATTATGACGTCAGCGTTCCTGCCGGCAAACAGCTGGAATTCAAGTTCTTTAAGAAGAATGGCGCTACCATTACGTGGGAAGGTGGATCCAATCATACCTTTACAACACCGACAAGCGGTACAGCCACAGTAAATGTAAACTGGCAATAA
- a CDS encoding TetR/AcrR family transcriptional regulator: protein MSDNPNSMDRRIKKSKAALKDALIHLMQEHPFKEISITDIVQRADLNRGTFYRHYQYKEDLFNEIIDDVIQDLVTSFRKPYQGLKEFEVGLMPSSAITIFEHVHQHAQFYTLVVKSEASSNFQRMICDVLRDLSLQDLNQIFPQHINPELLASYQSHAIFGMILEWIRQDFKHTPAYMAEELFKIIHYRPDNVVLKD from the coding sequence ATGTCTGATAATCCCAATTCAATGGATAGAAGAATCAAAAAGTCAAAAGCTGCACTGAAGGATGCACTCATCCATTTAATGCAAGAGCATCCCTTTAAGGAGATATCCATTACGGACATTGTACAGCGGGCTGATCTGAATCGCGGTACTTTCTACAGACATTATCAGTACAAGGAAGACCTGTTTAACGAAATCATCGATGATGTGATACAGGATCTGGTGACTTCTTTTCGCAAACCCTATCAGGGGTTGAAAGAGTTCGAGGTTGGTCTGATGCCCTCTTCGGCAATCACCATATTTGAGCATGTGCACCAGCATGCACAATTCTACACGCTGGTTGTGAAATCCGAGGCTTCTTCCAACTTTCAGCGCATGATCTGTGATGTTCTTCGGGATCTCTCCTTACAGGATCTGAATCAGATCTTCCCGCAGCACATCAACCCTGAACTGCTGGCAAGCTACCAGTCTCATGCGATATTCGGCATGATCTTGGAGTGGATCAGACAGGATTTCAAGCATACCCCCGCCTACATGGCCGAGGAGTTGTTCAAGATCATTCATTACAGGCCTGACAATGTCGTGTTGAAAGACTGA
- a CDS encoding sugar ABC transporter permease, translating to MKKRNNPLRLTLSYVLLIIIAVVSIYPVLWIFLSSLRPGAALFSERLWPEAFTLSHYGELFNNPSFMYGRWYLNTLKIAFFTMIFSTLMVTLGMYALSRFRFRGRQTILSTMLILGMFPSFMSMIAIYIILLQIKLLDTHAALILVYSSGAVLGGFIVKGFFDTIPRSLDEAARIDGASHLRVFTSIILPLSKPMLTYVALTSFTGAWMDFIFARLVLRTKENWTLAVGMWDLVNRYQDSNFTMFAAGAVLIAIPITLLFVFLQRFLVQGLTTGASKG from the coding sequence ATGAAGAAACGCAATAACCCACTGCGCCTAACCCTTAGTTATGTGCTGTTGATTATTATCGCCGTGGTCTCCATCTATCCGGTGTTGTGGATCTTTCTCTCTTCCCTGCGTCCTGGTGCGGCACTGTTCAGCGAGCGCTTATGGCCTGAAGCCTTTACCTTGTCCCACTATGGCGAGTTGTTCAACAATCCGTCCTTCATGTACGGCAGGTGGTATCTGAACACGCTGAAAATTGCCTTTTTCACCATGATCTTCTCCACGCTGATGGTGACGCTCGGGATGTATGCCCTATCCCGTTTCCGTTTCAGGGGGCGGCAAACGATTCTCTCCACCATGCTGATCCTAGGCATGTTCCCGAGCTTTATGAGTATGATCGCGATCTATATCATTTTGCTGCAGATCAAGCTGCTCGACACGCATGCCGCGTTAATTCTGGTGTATTCTTCCGGAGCGGTTCTGGGTGGATTTATCGTCAAAGGATTCTTCGATACGATTCCACGCAGTCTGGATGAGGCAGCACGTATTGATGGTGCGAGTCATCTGAGGGTGTTCACGAGCATCATCCTGCCGTTATCCAAACCGATGCTGACCTATGTGGCGTTAACCAGCTTCACTGGCGCATGGATGGATTTCATCTTCGCCCGGCTTGTTCTGCGGACGAAGGAAAACTGGACGCTTGCGGTGGGCATGTGGGATCTGGTCAACCGGTACCAGGACAGTAACTTCACCATGTTTGCCGCAGGTGCCGTGCTAATCGCAATTCCGATTACACTGCTGTTTGTATTCCTGCAGCGCTTCCTGGTTCAGGGACTTACAACAGGTGCTTCCAAAGGCTAA